GAGGCTCGGCCACCCCAGCAAAACATCATTGTCGCATTTACCGTTAGATTTTCTTTCCACATGTAATAATGTAGCCGCTAGAAGTTCCCCTCTATGCGAGGCATGTCAACTTGGTCGCCAACCACGCCTCCCCTTCCCCACCTTCACATCTCGCACCTCCGCTGCTTTCCAACTCATTCATTGCGACTTATGGACATCCCCCGTTGTTAGTTTCTCCGGCTACAAATACTATTTGGTTGTACTAGATGATTTTACTCATTATTCATGGACCTTCCCCTTGAGAAATAAATCGGATACCTGTTCCACTATTCAGCGTTTCTTTCAGTTTGTTCTCACTCAATTTCATGTGACTATCCAATGCATGCAGTGTGATAATGGTGGTGAATTCCTCACTAGTGCCCTCCGTGATTTCTTCGCCAACCATGGTGTATCCTTCCGCCTCTCCTGCCCCCACACCTCTCCCCAAAATGGCAAAGCTGAACGCCTTCTGCGTACTACAAACGATATCATTCGCACACTCCTCATACACGCCAACCTCCCCCCTCCCTTTTGGGCCGAAGGACTCCACACCGCCACCCATCTTCTCAACCTTCGCCCCTCTCGCGCCATCTCGCATAACACACCTCACTTCCTCCTCTACGGCGTTCACCCTGATTATGATCATCTTCGTGTTTTCGGGTGCTTGTGCTACCCCAATCTCTACGCCACCACGGATCACAAGCTATCTCCTCGCTCCACACGGTGTGTCTTCCTCGGTTACCCCCGTGAGCACAAGGGCTACAGATGTCTTGACTTGCAATCCCGCAAAATTATTGTGTCTCGACATGTTATTTttgatgagggaacctttccttattTTTCTGCTGATTGCAGCTCGCCAGCCACAGAGAATCCCGCTCCAGACCCGCCTGACGCGATCTCCTCCGGGGTCCGAGTCTCCTCGTACGCGCCAGCCAATCCGGCTCCTCCACCTGTGCCTGCTGGCCCCGCTGCTCCACCTGCCCCGCGCCCCACACGGCCCACCCCTGTCCCCGCCCAACCCACCACGCCACCCATCGCAATCAACACACCCTTCCCCACGCGCACACCCCCGACAGCCTGGCCCACCAGCAGCTCCACGCCCCAATCATCGCTCGCCCCCACTCCCTGGCCTCGCACGGACGTAACCGCCCCGAACCCTGCATCGCCTGCGCTGTCCCCTGCTGGCACTGATCCCACACCCGCCTCGTCTGCCGTGCCGCCCACCACGCGCGTCCAGCCACAGCCTCTCCCACCCAAATCAATAAAGATACAGCCACCCGTAAATCAACGCAACATGCTTACCAGGGGGAAATCTGGGTATTTCATGCCTAAGCAATCCTTCGCTCTCACTTCTTCCACCACAACCATCTCTCCCATTCCAGCCACTTATCGATCAGCTTTGAAAGACCCAAATTGGCACAATgctattgtaagggtacattgcccctatgtgtggttttggtaattaatgacaacccctatggactaatgttttcattgagtttatatgaaggaatattccataggtactacttgctctccatgtgttggattcaagtatggatgccatgaagataaaggtataccttgtgtattggcatcaagatcatcggtatgaagatatatatgtgatatgatcaagaggaagaaataaagatggagttcttatgtggaactcaatattagccatgctctatcttatgtgagtatgagaagatacaaggttgagttgggcaagttcaagatgagcatcttgagtggatcacatgcttgaagcttgccgtccatttggtgataatggactagtgaagatatgcatcaatgaagctttcccatcattgtgtatgggggagcatttgtgagtatacacaaAGCGataatgatcaagtgatgggatgcgcaaggcaaaggtatgaccttgataggttttccttttaccggtctcgaggtggttgatgggagaccggattataggatagaagccgcactattaagaggggctttcggttgggtaacttgatcacatcgtcttagggagctcaatcctttgcatactttgcatatccctattgcttcttggtgtttctctgtgtgaggttcttgagcttgttgctagctttacaacaagcccaagttcatcgaaaacggaatccgcatgcatcttctattgcgttttcgagtttggacgtcttcaccgtttcttgacggtgggagactccctctctaaaatcatctaaaaatgttctgtgaggagtctccatatttccagtttttgttggggttctattcgtcgttatctttccaacaaaattggtttcatgtcaatcggagttcgggagcattagttattaaagaaaaggaaaaaggagaaaagaaagaaaaagaaagaaaaaaaagggaaAGGAGCCGGCGGCGGGCCAAGAGCGATCGCTGGCCACCCGATCAAACCGGCACGAGGCAGGTGCCATCCGGCGAGTCCGTGGGCTGGCAGCCGCCCATCCGGCCAAAGACCCGGTTACCAACCGGCCCGCCGGCCACCCCGGCCGGACCGGAGCTCTGGCGGACCCAGGCCACACCGCCACGCAGCCCACCCGCTTCGCCCGCGCGCCGGCTGTCCGCCGCCACAGTCTGGCTGCCCTCGCCCATTCTTTGAGCAGCCAGACCAGAGCCGCCGGCCTCCTCGGCGCTGGTCGGTTGAGCGCCGGGCAACTTTTTAGAGCAGTTTTTTTGCCCGTTTTCTTGTCTTTTTTCCCCCCAacagttttatttgctcctagctataaatagacccttcttccaccttgagcaactagttcttcctattctctctcctccattgctactatttgaagaacttgctctcccccttgattcctccaaccattcttgctcatatttgaggatttgagagaggagatctagatctacacttccaccaaaccatttcttctctaagtgagggaatctcttgggatctagatcttggagtctttggttgactttcccccttgttcttcctctccaatctcatcctagcatttgttgctttggtgggatttgagtgtgaaggacttgaacaccttcggtgttcttgctttgcatcattgcatagtgttgagctctccaccacgatttgttcgagtgagagaccgtgagcttgttactcttggagggtgacctcctagttggcttggtgattggtgctccggtgatctcttcaagaagattgtgaagaggcccgggcttctccttcgtggagcttgtgaagtggttgtggagcttgccatctccggagcggaggaaaagctaaccataaggaaagggcaattatccttcgtgggtgtggttcggagaatagggtgagccttcgtggcgcggggaatccttcgtgggacctccactcctccaaacgtgacgtaccttgttgcaaagcaagggaacacgggaatacatcctcgtctccgcgtgcctcggttatttctatacccgagctctctttccttgtgatagccttcgtgcttgaagtacatatatcttgctatcacttgtgctacatatatcttgtgcctatcttgcttagctctagttgctattgttacacttagttgagcttagcatatttagggtttgtgcttgtaaactaaacgatagtttaattccgcattcatacaagacaaatccgcaagagtttgtaattgcctattcaccccccccccccctctaggcgacatctcgatctttcagctaTGCTTGATGAATTTACTGCACTAATGCAGAATGACACTTGGTCTTTAGTTTCTCGTCCTGCAGGTGTCAATGTGGTGACCGGCAAATGGATTTTCCGCCATAAATTCAACGCTGATGGCTCTCTTGCTCGTTACAAAGCTCGATGGGTCGTGCGTGGTTTCACACAGCAGCACGGTGTTGATTATGATGAGACCTTCAGTCCCGTTGTGAAGCCCGCTACTATTCGCCTTGTGCTTAGTCTTGCCACCTCTCACTCATGGCCTCACTCATGGCCCATTCATCAGATGGATGTCAAGAACGCCTTTCTCCATGGTGATCTCCAGGAAACGGTATATTGTGAGCAACCCTCTGGCTTTATTGACTCCTCTCACCCCACACATGTGTGTCATTTGCGCAAATCCTTGTATGGTCTTAAACAAGCACCGCGCACTTGGTTCCATCGCTTTACCACTTTCATCTCTTCCATTGGTTTTTTGGCTTCCAAGAGTGATTCCTCCTTGTTCATCCTCAAACATGGCTCTTCTCTCGCATATTTGcttttgtatgtggatgacattattCTTACCGCCAACACCACCACTCTCCTTCACTCCGTCATTAATTCTCTTAAACGTGAGTTTTCTATGAGTGATCTTGGAGATATTCATCATTTTCTTGGAATTAATGTGCACCGCACGGGGGCTGGTCTTTTTCTCTCTCAACAACAATATGCCTTGGAAATTCTAGAGAGGGCCAACATGCTTAACTGCAACCCCATACCCACACCCATAGACACCAAATCCAAAATCTCTGCTCATGATGGTTCTCGGGTGAGTGATCCCACACTTTATAGGAGTCTTGTCGGTGCTCTCCAATACCTCACCCTCACTCGGCCCGATATTTCATATGTCGTTCAGCAGGTGTGCTTATTCATGCATGATCCTCGCGAGTCTCATCTTCAGCTTGTCAAGCGCATCTTGCGCTATGTCAAAGGGACATCTCATTTCGGCCTCCAGTTGCATCGGTCTTCCACCCATGAGCTCGTTGCCTATTCCGATGCAGATTGGGCCGGGTGTCCTGACACTCGCAAGTCTACATCGGGCTTCTGTGTGTTTTTGGGCAGCAACTTGATCTCATGGTCCTCTCGTCGGCAGCACACAGTGTCCCGATCCAGTGCCGAGGCCGAATACAGGGCGGTGGCCAACTGCATTGCTGAATCCTGCTGGTTGAGGCAACTTTTGCATGAACTACACCATCCTCCATCCCGGGCCACCATTGTATATTGCGACAACATAAGTGCTATGTACATGTCCTCCAACCCGGTTCAGCACCAACGCACCAAGCATGTCGAGATAGATCTTCACTTCGTTCGTGACAGAGTCGCCCTTGGAGAAGCTCGCGTTCTTCATGTTCCCACGAGTTCTCAGTTCGCCGACATCTTCACCAAGGGGCTGCCTACCAGTGTGTTCCAAGACTTTCGTGCCAGCCTTAACGTCGCTTCCAGCGTCGTTCCGACTGCGGGGGGCTGTTGAACACATGTATTCTGTCACGTCAATGTTAGTTTACCCAGTCATGTTTTACAGATGTTAGTGGCTGATATTTAGGATCGCACGATGTGCGTCTCTGTACTATAACTGTGTAACCTCTCGACATGCAATGCAATCACTACATTGACAGCGTCGTGATTTGGGGAAGAGGGGCCTGAGGTTGACTTCCCAATAGCTGAGGGGTCAAATTGCAAAGTTAGGTGGGGCTGTGGGGGAACGAGGACGAATCGACGAAGGGCGCGACGAAATGAACGACGTACCATGAGGTGGATTGACGACGGAACACGTCCGTGTTTTTTaaatagtactccctccatcccgatTTAATTAACTTAGGGAGGGGAAAACGTTTCAGAAAAGGTAAATTACATTTTCGTCCGAAATATTTTGAAATCTTTACATCTCAATCCACCTGTCCGCTTAGATCTAGATACATCCCGCTGGTACCCAGCACCTCCGCTCGCTGATGGATCCCAGCTGCTAGCTAGCTGGGATCGATCCAGCACCTCCTCCGCTCGCTAGCTGGGATCGATCCAGCGCACCTCCTCCGCTCGCTAGCTGGGATCGATCCAGCGCACCTCTTCCGCTCGCTGGGATCGATCCAGCGCCTTCGTCCAGCTCGCCAAGATCGCCAAGCTCGCCAGCGATCCGAGCTCGCTGGACCTCAGCATCAGCATGCTGCCGGAGCAGCACCTCCGCCACCTGCCTCCGCCTGCCGCAGATCACCCCGCCATGTTCCAGCTCGAGATGCTGTCGGAGCAGCAGCAGCTCTGCCACCTGCCGAGTGGTGACTCCGCCAACCACCTCCGCTTGCTTCAGCTCACCGCGCTGCCGGAGCAGCAGCTCCGCCCGCCGCAGATCACCTCACCTTGCTCCAGCTCGCCTTGCTGCCGGAGCGGCAGCAGCTCTGCCACCTGCCTCAGAGTGGTTGCTCCGCCAACCACCTCCGCTTGCTCCAGCTCGCCGCGCTGCCGGAGCGGCAGCTCCGCCACCTGCCTCAGATTGGCCCCAAGCTTCAGTTTCTACAGTATCTTCTTCCTCAACACCTGGCAACTCCAGTTCCAGCAGGTTAGCCCCAAGCAACTCAAGTTATAATTTGAAATGGCAAGCTTGCATCATCTAAGGGCATAAACACGAAACAAGTGCTTGAAAATTGTCCTAATATTTTTATGGTTTACACATATGCAAGGCAACAAGACTAGGAGTAACTGAGAAAATACTTTGTTTATAGAACAAGCATCTTTGTTTtcaattaattttcagttaagtttCACAAAATTCAGCTTAACACAAATTATCTACAGCAGTTCAGTACTCCATCACAAGGGAAAATATGGAGTACACAAGCAAATTTCAGTTAACCAAAACAAGCAACAGTACATGTGAGCTAAATCCTGCACACCTGAGAGTGCTCAACAGTGTCACGACGGACACAGAGTGCCATGCTCATGTTCTAAAGTTCAAATCCAAGTACTAAGCTCATGGATCATCTACAACAATTCATCTACAGCCATTATTTATGCTACTGCGTGGATCATCTAGAACAATTCACGGTGGTATTGCTAAGCTCATGCTGAAACTTAACACACGGATCAAGCCAGTAAATTATGTTTGTCATGCAGTACTCCATCTTTCATCAAACCAGATGAAATATGCATGCCCTCCATCTTTCATCAAATCAACCTGGCATGACTGTCAATTCAACAAAAAGAACAACTAAGTAAACACCAGAATCTTTCAACACAGCAGTAATAGCTGCGGAAAATTTCAAACTAGATTAAGTACCTTATCAAGGGAGAGAATTTTCTTCCATATGAACTTGCGCAGGAAGTCTTTGTAGGTGGACGATGACGATGAGCTGCGGTGGTCCGGCAACTGGCCTGCGAGACAGCACGTAATTCTTCGGTTACAGTGTGCAATGATTGCAGTTGCAGGGGAAATATGCCAAGTGATCATCAAAGTGACAGACTTGGAGCTCTGTAGCTTGAGGGGCAGCTGCGAGAGCAGCATTTCCCTGGCAGCGACGCTCCTGCTGCTGGTCACCAGCTTGAACCACTGGCTCTCCGGGTCGCAGCTGCTGTCCGCACTGAGGCACCGGCACGGGTTGGTGACCACGCTCCGGCCGTCGGCGCCGACGTCCAGGCAGAGCATGCCGGTTCCAGGCAGGCAGGCCGCTATGGCGACGAGCACGACGCCCGACATGGCCGGCGAATCTCacccctgcacaacacaatcaacacCAACAGAAACAATTGTGAGCACGCAAAAGATTGTAAAGAAAACAGCAACACGCACCATCAGCTCCAAGAACAAATCAGATTCGAGAGAGCCTAGACTCCACAAGGCTTACTTACCGGCGTGGAGGCACAGCATCGGGCTGTCCCGCAGGGTCAGCCGCCCGTCCTGCTGCGCGTACGTCCAACACGCCCTCCCGGAGGTAGTACTCCCCTGCAGCGTCCAGAGCGCACAGTCCAGGTTGAggtcggcggcgacggcggcggcgcagcCGTAGTAGCGGTTGTCGTTGACGTTGCCGCCGCGGTTGTCGACGCCGAACTCGCGGAGGATGACCGGCCAGCCCTGGTCGAGCAGGTATAGCGCGCGGCGGGACACCCTGGCGCCGATGCGGGCGCACACCTCGTTGGGTTCCCCGACCTCTCGGGGTCCTTGTCCACCAGCTGCACGCACCCATCACCGCCGTCGTCAGCTCGCCGAAATCAATCCAGATTCATCACCCAATAAAGAAGAACACGCAGCAGCAAGCAGACAAGGTGCGTACCTGGACAGAGCGTCGTGGAGATGGAGATCCGCTAGCTGATCTCGCATTGCTGCCACCGGATCTGTGGAAAAGGTCGAAAAAATTCAACCTTTTTTCACGGATCCAGCCGCGTCGTGGAGATGGGGATCTGCTGGATATCGGTTGGAGAAGGGGACGGGGATGGCGAGCGGCGATGGGCGACGCTTGGTGAGAAGACGCGGAGGAAAAGAAGACAGGTAGGGCGACGGGGAGCGGCGGCGATGCGGTCCCGGCGACGGCCATGGCGATGCGGTGCGGCGATGCGGTGTCGCGAGGAGAAGGACGAGTACTGGTTGGTTAAGGCCTCACGGGACGGCAATTGTCACGACACGCGGACGGGGACGGAGCGGTGATGAGTACTCACAACGTGGGGGTTTTCGCAAAATTACAGCTGAGTTAATTAAAAAGGGATGGAGGGAGTAGAGATTTAATTATTTTTACCGGGAATGTCACgcgtttttgaatttttttgaatatGTGACTATGTCGCCACCCGTCGACCGATCAGCTGagagcaagtttaatagtagagccaactgttggctataagccaagtgtcATATCATCTATAGTCATTCTAGAGCCAACatgtacaatagtgagctataaaattgtACTACTTTATCTATGTATGGTCCACCATTCACTCTCacatagtgcctaggagcacgtgctaagaGCCCActcatcttctctctcctcctctctctcctccaactaagcaacaatatattattttaatcattGTAGCCAGCTAACTAGAACTTATTGTACATGCTCTGAGAGCCGGCCGATATGGCCGTCGGCCAGGCAGGTGGCAGGGCAGGTGAGTCTGGCCAATCGGTCTACCAGCCACCGACGGCAAGTAATTGGCCTGCAGCCACCGATCGGCTCTCTATCCCCCAGTGCCTGCATGATCACTGCACCAACGTGCTTAGCATTGCAAGTTCAGGTTTTAGTTTTTCCACCATTTTCTCCCGCCAACCGCTTTCTATTTAATTTCTCCCGCCACATTCTCCTGCCACATTCTCCCGCCATTTTTTTCTGCGTTCTCTATAAAAAGAGGCGTCGATATTGTTTGATACACAAGTACTCATACCTTAGCCACCATCCAGCCCCTATGGCCCGACAACAGTTGCCCGGTGGTGTCCAGAATGTGCAGCTACAACAGTAGGGAAGCTATGAGTTGGGCGTTGTTCCGAAACCTAAAAAGAAGACCGCGGTGTCTCAAGTTCCTCATGGGGTGGTGTCTCAAGTTCCTCATGGTGCATCTAAAAATAGTTTGCAATTAGCTTGTTCAGAAAACTCAGCATTCTCAAGGTGAGCCTAATATGGGAAGACAATGTGTAAGTTAGTCTTCAAAAGACAATCAATATAACAACAAGTGAAATAGTGGTGCTATACTCAACCTTGTTGTGGCCATACTAATGCTCATCCAGTCATCCTCCAAGTCTATGGTGCATTGCTCACTAGCTGGCTCCAGTAAGTTTGATCACACTAACCCAACTCCGACCACACATTCTAAGATGATTCCGCGTCTGAGTGGTTGATACCTCAAGGGACTCCGGCCGGTCCATATCTCCTTACGATTTTTGTCCGTCTAGATCCCACTTACAAATTGGAGTAGCAAGTTTTAAGTGGGTCATGATTGCACATAATTGGAGTAGCAAGTTTTATTGTCTATGAACACGTGTAAGAACCTTATGTTAGGATACAACATCACTTTTTTTTTCTTCGTAGACTGTAGATTCATCTTAGCATTTTGTCTATAATAATGTGATAAGTACACCTATTGGGACA
This Lolium perenne isolate Kyuss_39 chromosome 1, Kyuss_2.0, whole genome shotgun sequence DNA region includes the following protein-coding sequences:
- the LOC127310655 gene encoding uncharacterized protein: MAVAGTASPPLPVALPVFFSSASSHQASPIAARHPPGGQGPREVGEPNEVCARIGARVSRRALYLLDQGWPVILREFGVDNRGGNVNDNRYYGCAAAVAADLNLDCALWTLQGSTTSGRACWTYAQQDGRLTLRDSPMLCLHAGVRFAGHVGRRARRHSGLPAWNRHALPGRRRRRPERGHQPVPVPQCGQQLRPGEPVVQAGDQQQERRCQGNAALAAAPQATELQASCRTTAAHRHRPPTKTSCASSYGRKFSPLISHARLI